ACCACGATCAGTTCGTCAGAGGAGGTCCGGCCAGGGATCAGATCTGCCAGCACTTCTCCCGTCTCTCCCTGGATCCTGGGCAGTCCCTCCGGGAAGTATCCCATGTTCTCAAACAGCTTATGCTCATCCACACTGTCCACGAAATACTTATCCGCATCTCTCTGGATGGCCGGATCCCAGAAGGTATTTAAGTCGCATGGAAGGATGGTCTGGCCTTTGGATACCCATTCTTTCTTCACCACGCTCAGCGAATTCAGCAGGATGATGGTGGCAGAAGCCATCACATCACACCTGGAGGCCATGGTCTTTGGATCCGACTTCTCAATGGGCACGTCCACGTATGGCTTCACTTCCTGGATCAGCTGATCCTGTTTTTCCTCCGACACATCATAGATATAGATCTTCTTCAGATTCTTCAGCGTTCTGGGAATGTATTTCACATGTCCCACGCCCTGTACGCCGCAGCCGAACATTCCAAAATATTCGGCGCCCGGATGGAACTTCGCCGCCGTCAGAGCCGTCACTGCGGGAGTCCGCATGGAAGTCAGCCAGGCACAGTCCATTACTGCGTATGGAACGCCGGTCTCAATGTCGTTCATGATCTGAAGTCCCGTAGTCTGGGGAAGCTGGAACTCCTTAGGATTTCGCGGGAAGCACTCGATCCACTTGATCCCGCAGGCCTTGCTGTTAGGCACGTAGGCGGGCATGGCGTGGAAGAACACATCGCTCCAGGGATGGATCCCGATCTTGGCCGGCATCTCATACTCTTTGCGCCCGTGGTCCATCAGTACCTTCTCAATGATGGACAGCGTCTCGTCCAGATCCGGCCCGGCTTTGATACATTCGTCTTTCGTCAGCCACAGGACCTCATGTCCCAGATCCATGATCTTCTTCAGATTTTCATGATCCTCGGCAAATAATTTCTTCTGTTCTTCGGTTGCAGTGTAAGCCATAATGATTCCCTCCTTTTCCTTTGTTATGTTAAAAATTAATCATGATTAATTTCTCTTTGCACTGTAAGTATATCTCCCTTTTCCCCCTCTTGTCAATAGATTTTATAATCGCGATTAATCCTTGTATATACGCACAAAAACAGCGGTCTGGATTTTGTGGTTTTCCACAAATCCAGACCGCCTGATCATCCATTTTTCGCTGCGCTTATCTCCACTCAATCTGCCCTTCCCTGCGGGGCGCCGTCCTCCGGTAGGAAACTGCCGGATACCCCATCAGCATACAGCAGGCAATCTGCTCCTCTTCCGTGATCCCAAGCCACTCCTTCAGCCTTGCGCTGGCCTTGATCACCCGCATAAGGTAGCCGCTGTAGAGGGCTCCCGCCCCTTCCGCAACCGCCATATTCTCAATGTTCGCCGCCGCAAGCCCGCCGTCCAGCAGGTCCTTCGCCGTGATCACCAGGAAGGACGTGGTGTTGAAGAACAGGGGATCATCCTTGGGATTCCGCTTCCGCCGCAGGCAGAAGAACTCAAAGAGCCTTGCATAAGCCGGCAGGGTCTCCTTCAGCCCCTCCACGATCCCAGGCATCTCTTCCCACACCAGGTCCTTGAAGACTTCCAGATCCTTCTGCAGAAAAAGGAACCGGCAACCCTGGGTATTCTTGGCAGTGGCCGCGTATCTGCCCGCATTCAGGATCCGCTCCATCTTCTCCCGCTCAACGGGCGTCTCCTTATAATTCCGGATACTCCGGCGGAACTTCACCGCATGGAGGAAGATCTCCGGG
This window of the Massilistercora timonensis genome carries:
- a CDS encoding ornithine cyclodeaminase, with translation MAYTATEEQKKLFAEDHENLKKIMDLGHEVLWLTKDECIKAGPDLDETLSIIEKVLMDHGRKEYEMPAKIGIHPWSDVFFHAMPAYVPNSKACGIKWIECFPRNPKEFQLPQTTGLQIMNDIETGVPYAVMDCAWLTSMRTPAVTALTAAKFHPGAEYFGMFGCGVQGVGHVKYIPRTLKNLKKIYIYDVSEEKQDQLIQEVKPYVDVPIEKSDPKTMASRCDVMASATIILLNSLSVVKKEWVSKGQTILPCDLNTFWDPAIQRDADKYFVDSVDEHKLFENMGYFPEGLPRIQGETGEVLADLIPGRTSSDELIVVSNIGISVCDMVMGRAIFDKAVEMGLGRKLPL
- a CDS encoding nitroreductase family protein, whose amino-acid sequence is MIQIDPNSCIGCKACIKDCPAGAIRLEEGKAVWKKECIQCGHCVAVCPVKAVSIPEYDMEEVEEYDRDTFTLDPEIFLHAVKFRRSIRNYKETPVEREKMERILNAGRYAATAKNTQGCRFLFLQKDLEVFKDLVWEEMPGIVEGLKETLPAYARLFEFFCLRRKRNPKDDPLFFNTTSFLVITAKDLLDGGLAAANIENMAVAEGAGALYSGYLMRVIKASARLKEWLGITEEEQIACCMLMGYPAVSYRRTAPRREGQIEWR